A part of Hydrogenobacter sp. T-8 genomic DNA contains:
- the rplK gene encoding 50S ribosomal protein L11, which produces MKKVTATVELMLPAQQATPAPPVGPALGQHGVNIMEFVKQFNAASKDFEPGTVVPVVITIYQDRSFSFILKTPPVSYLLKKAAKLQKGSSDPKKQKVGKVNLQQVEEIAKLKLKDMNTRDLKAAMKQVVGTARSMGIEVEGWKE; this is translated from the coding sequence ATGAAAAAGGTAACTGCAACAGTTGAACTTATGCTACCTGCCCAGCAGGCAACACCTGCACCGCCAGTGGGTCCTGCACTGGGTCAGCATGGTGTTAACATAATGGAGTTTGTAAAACAGTTCAACGCCGCAAGCAAGGATTTTGAGCCTGGAACTGTGGTGCCTGTGGTAATAACCATCTACCAAGATAGGAGCTTTAGCTTTATACTTAAAACACCACCGGTTTCTTATCTTCTCAAAAAGGCAGCAAAACTACAAAAAGGTTCTTCGGACCCCAAAAAGCAGAAAGTGGGTAAAGTGAACCTACAGCAGGTAGAAGAGATAGCAAAGCTCAAGCTCAAAGACATGAACACACGAGACCTCAAGGCTGCCATGAAGCAGGTGGTGGGAACCGCCAGAAGTATGGGCATAGAAGTAGAAGGATGGAAGGAGTAG
- the nusG gene encoding transcription termination/antitermination protein NusG yields the protein MDEFKWYALQVEAGKEATARENLLKVLELEGLLGQVEEVIVPAEEKVVIKTMGKEKYRLSLRGNNRDISVLGKKGVTTFRIENGEVRVIESVEGDVCIEAPPISKPGQKITCKENKTEAKVILESKMFPGYLLIKAVMNDALMRAIEKTPHVYKPVLVGGRVAPLDEKEVERIVAFVKKGVKPVRILFEKGDQVRVIEGPFMNFTGTVEEVHPEKEKVVVLVSIFGRLTPVELDYSQVEKL from the coding sequence ATGGATGAGTTTAAGTGGTATGCACTGCAGGTAGAGGCAGGCAAGGAGGCTACCGCAAGGGAAAACCTGCTAAAAGTCCTTGAGCTTGAGGGATTGCTTGGGCAGGTAGAAGAGGTTATTGTCCCTGCGGAGGAAAAGGTGGTCATAAAGACTATGGGTAAGGAAAAGTATAGACTATCTTTGCGTGGCAACAATAGAGATATAAGCGTGCTTGGTAAAAAGGGTGTTACTACCTTTAGGATAGAGAACGGAGAGGTAAGGGTAATAGAGAGTGTGGAGGGTGATGTATGCATAGAAGCACCTCCCATATCAAAGCCTGGTCAGAAGATAACTTGTAAAGAGAATAAGACAGAAGCGAAAGTTATCCTTGAGTCTAAGATGTTTCCTGGATACCTCCTTATAAAGGCGGTCATGAACGATGCGCTTATGCGTGCCATAGAAAAGACGCCTCACGTTTATAAACCTGTGTTAGTTGGAGGAAGGGTTGCACCCCTTGATGAAAAGGAGGTGGAAAGAATAGTTGCCTTTGTGAAGAAGGGTGTAAAGCCTGTCAGAATTCTCTTTGAAAAGGGCGACCAGGTAAGGGTTATAGAGGGTCCTTTTATGAACTTTACTGGCACGGTGGAAGAGGTGCATCCAGAGAAGGAAAAGGTGGTTGTCTTAGTAAGCATTTTTGGCAGACTCACACCCGTTGAATTAGATTATTCTCAGGTGGAGAAGCTATGA
- the secE gene encoding preprotein translocase subunit SecE, which produces MERLKEFIKSVRKELDKVSWPKRNLVIKATISVIIFSLTFGISLWVFDLVFTRLIHFLLSLRG; this is translated from the coding sequence ATGGAAAGGCTTAAGGAATTTATAAAGAGCGTAAGGAAGGAGCTTGATAAGGTTTCTTGGCCAAAGAGGAACTTGGTGATAAAGGCAACGATTAGTGTTATAATATTCTCTTTGACCTTTGGTATAAGCCTGTGGGTCTTTGACCTTGTGTTTACCAGGCTTATACACTTTCTGCTTTCTTTGAGGGGTTAA
- the rpmG gene encoding 50S ribosomal protein L33, with product MAAAREVVVLACTECKRRNYSITKNKQKHPQRMELRKYCKWCKKHTLHREVK from the coding sequence ATGGCTGCGGCGAGAGAAGTGGTGGTGCTTGCGTGCACTGAGTGCAAAAGGAGGAACTACTCCATAACAAAGAACAAGCAAAAGCATCCTCAGAGAATGGAGCTTAGGAAATACTGCAAGTGGTGCAAAAAGCACACACTACATAGAGAGGTCAAATAG
- the tuf gene encoding elongation factor Tu, with protein MAKEKFVREKEHVNVGTIGHVDHGKSTLTSAITCVLAAGVMPGGKAKCMRYEEIDKAPEEKERGITINITHVEYETPKRHYAHVDCPGHADYIKNMITGAAQMDGAILVVSAADGPMPQTREHVLLARQVNVPYIVVFMNKCDMVDDPELLDLVELEVRELLSKYEFPGDEVPVIRGSALGALQELDAGKPDQWCNAIVQLMEALDEYIPTPQREADKPFLMPIEDVFTISGRGTVVTGRVERGVLKPGEEVEVVGLREEPLKTVATSIEMFRKILDEALPGDNVGVLLRGVGKDDVERGQVLAKPGTVKPHKRFRAQVYVLSKEEGGRHTPFFVNYRPQFYFRTADVTGTVVKLPEGQEMVMPGDNVEIEVELIKPVAMEEQLRFAIREGGRTVGAGVVTKIIE; from the coding sequence ATGGCAAAGGAGAAGTTTGTAAGAGAAAAGGAACACGTTAACGTAGGCACCATAGGACACGTAGACCACGGCAAGTCCACGCTCACCTCAGCCATAACCTGCGTGCTTGCTGCAGGCGTAATGCCAGGCGGTAAAGCCAAGTGCATGAGATACGAAGAGATTGACAAAGCACCAGAAGAAAAAGAAAGAGGCATAACCATAAACATCACACACGTAGAATACGAGACGCCCAAAAGACACTACGCACACGTAGACTGCCCAGGACACGCAGACTACATAAAGAACATGATAACAGGCGCAGCACAGATGGACGGAGCCATACTTGTGGTTTCCGCAGCAGACGGACCCATGCCACAGACAAGAGAACACGTGCTACTGGCAAGACAAGTTAACGTGCCATACATAGTAGTCTTTATGAACAAATGCGATATGGTAGATGACCCAGAACTTTTAGACCTTGTAGAACTTGAGGTGAGAGAGCTGTTATCCAAGTATGAGTTTCCAGGAGATGAAGTGCCAGTGATTCGTGGTTCAGCTCTTGGAGCATTGCAAGAGTTAGACGCAGGCAAACCAGACCAGTGGTGCAACGCCATAGTGCAGTTAATGGAAGCCCTTGACGAATATATACCCACACCACAAAGAGAAGCGGACAAACCCTTCCTCATGCCCATAGAGGACGTGTTTACCATCTCAGGTCGTGGAACAGTTGTGACAGGAAGGGTAGAGAGGGGCGTGCTAAAGCCTGGAGAGGAAGTGGAGGTGGTAGGGCTTAGGGAAGAGCCACTAAAGACAGTGGCAACCTCCATAGAGATGTTTAGGAAGATACTTGACGAGGCACTACCGGGTGACAATGTGGGAGTATTGCTAAGGGGAGTAGGCAAGGACGATGTGGAGAGGGGTCAAGTGTTGGCAAAGCCTGGGACGGTAAAGCCCCACAAGAGGTTTAGGGCACAGGTGTATGTGCTAAGCAAGGAAGAGGGTGGAAGGCACACGCCATTTTTTGTGAACTACAGGCCACAGTTTTACTTTAGGACAGCGGACGTGACAGGGACGGTGGTGAAGTTGCCAGAGGGACAAGAGATGGTGATGCCTGGGGACAATGTGGAGATAGAGGTGGAGCTTATCAAGCCAGTGGCTATGGAAGAACAGCTTAGGTTTGCCATAAGGGAAGGTGGAAGGACTGTTGGTGCTGGCGTGGTCACAAAAATTATTGAGTGA
- a CDS encoding TIGR01212 family radical SAM protein (This family includes YhcC from E. coli K-12, an uncharacterized radical SAM protein.) — MQATATRRLYYSLKDYLKEKYGRRVQKITVALPFTCPNIDGTKARGGCTYCFSGTRPAHLEPYIPLRQQIEEGIRRAKNRYGERLYFFIYYQSYSNTYGEYEYLKSVYDTALEFEEVVGIDVGTRPDCVPEWVLDLLESYSKRGLEVWVEYGLQSANFKTLRFINRAHGVSDFVDAVLRTKKRNLKVCAHIILGLPYEDQEDMLETGKLIASLPVDGIKIHPLHIIKNTKMAEQYLRGEFAVLSLQEYAKRAVDILEILPPQMVIHRLTGEVEPDRLIAPDYCTYAKKQEVIKAIEEELVRRGSYQGCKQPFNR; from the coding sequence ATGCAGGCAACAGCAACCAGAAGGCTCTACTACTCTCTAAAGGACTATCTAAAAGAGAAGTACGGCAGGCGAGTGCAAAAGATAACAGTTGCACTACCCTTTACCTGTCCCAACATAGATGGCACAAAGGCAAGGGGTGGATGCACCTACTGTTTTTCTGGCACAAGACCCGCACACCTTGAGCCATACATTCCTCTGCGTCAACAGATAGAGGAGGGCATAAGAAGGGCAAAAAACCGATACGGTGAAAGGCTCTACTTTTTCATATACTACCAGTCCTACTCTAACACCTACGGAGAGTATGAATACCTCAAGTCTGTTTACGACACCGCTCTTGAATTTGAAGAGGTGGTGGGTATAGATGTGGGGACTCGTCCAGACTGTGTTCCAGAGTGGGTGCTTGACCTTCTTGAAAGCTACTCAAAAAGAGGGCTTGAGGTATGGGTAGAATATGGGCTCCAGAGTGCTAACTTCAAAACCCTGAGGTTTATAAACAGGGCTCATGGAGTTTCTGACTTTGTGGATGCGGTGCTGAGGACAAAGAAAAGAAACCTAAAGGTGTGTGCCCACATAATCTTGGGACTGCCTTACGAAGACCAAGAAGACATGCTTGAAACGGGCAAGCTCATAGCAAGCCTACCAGTAGATGGCATAAAGATTCATCCTTTACATATAATAAAAAACACAAAGATGGCGGAACAGTATCTAAGGGGTGAGTTTGCTGTGCTTAGCCTCCAAGAGTATGCAAAAAGAGCTGTTGACATTCTGGAAATACTACCACCACAGATGGTAATACATAGGCTCACTGGAGAGGTAGAACCAGACAGGCTCATAGCACCAGACTACTGCACCTATGCTAAGAAGCAAGAGGTCATAAAGGCAATAGAAGAAGAGCTTGTAAGACGAGGAAGCTATCAAGGCTGTAAGCAACCCTTTAACCGATGA
- a CDS encoding cation diffusion facilitator family transporter produces the protein MKKHHWALISLSVNLLQALLKFIAGILTGSLSMVGEAVHSLSDSFASVVAFITIKLSDKKTKRFPYGLYKLENIGSIVIAFFLLLTAYEMIRRAISKEVVVKEEYLGLGLGVVVFSLLSSLTLSFLERRAGKRLNSPTLIADSYHTLTDAFGSSLVLMSLLGVYMGYQLDRYFAFGVALLISYTAFSILWKEVSVLLDVSADEKTLDRIRQVLLSFPEVKEIKGLFVRSSGGKLFADLVIALEGRDFIRMHQLVDQIEEKLKEEIRELDMVFIHYEPVDGEDLRVGVLVDERGNISQKFERAKELLIFGDSPERIKELPKDEVDISELVCNKGLLVVICGHHPESSKAKGILSQRGVFVWETEEKNPYKALKEVVYNLCDVKSTHKEGQAHRPLSKP, from the coding sequence ATGAAGAAGCATCACTGGGCTCTGATATCTCTTTCTGTTAACCTGCTTCAAGCACTTCTTAAGTTCATAGCGGGGATTTTGACAGGAAGCCTATCTATGGTGGGTGAAGCGGTTCATTCTCTTTCCGACTCCTTTGCCTCTGTGGTAGCCTTTATTACCATAAAGCTCTCCGACAAGAAAACTAAGAGGTTTCCATATGGTCTATACAAGCTGGAAAACATAGGCTCTATAGTGATAGCCTTCTTCCTGCTTTTGACCGCCTATGAGATGATAAGGAGGGCTATAAGCAAGGAGGTGGTAGTAAAGGAAGAGTATCTTGGCTTGGGTCTTGGTGTGGTGGTCTTTTCTCTCCTTAGCTCTCTGACCCTTTCCTTTCTTGAAAGAAGGGCAGGCAAAAGGCTCAACTCTCCTACCCTTATAGCGGACTCTTACCACACTCTTACCGATGCCTTTGGCTCTTCTTTGGTGCTTATGAGCCTTTTGGGAGTTTACATGGGCTATCAGCTTGACAGATACTTTGCCTTTGGTGTTGCCTTACTTATAAGCTATACCGCTTTTAGCATACTTTGGAAAGAGGTATCGGTGCTATTGGATGTGTCTGCGGATGAAAAGACCCTTGATAGAATAAGGCAGGTGCTTCTCTCTTTCCCAGAGGTCAAGGAGATAAAGGGTCTTTTTGTGAGAAGTTCTGGTGGAAAGCTCTTTGCGGATTTGGTGATTGCATTGGAGGGTAGAGACTTTATAAGAATGCACCAACTTGTTGACCAAATAGAGGAGAAGCTAAAGGAAGAGATAAGGGAGCTTGATATGGTCTTTATACACTATGAACCTGTGGATGGTGAAGACCTAAGGGTAGGGGTGCTTGTGGATGAAAGAGGAAATATAAGCCAAAAGTTTGAAAGAGCTAAGGAACTTCTTATCTTTGGTGACTCTCCAGAGAGGATAAAAGAGTTGCCAAAAGATGAAGTAGATATATCTGAGCTCGTATGCAATAAAGGTTTGCTTGTGGTCATCTGCGGACATCATCCAGAATCCTCAAAGGCGAAGGGAATTTTAAGTCAGAGGGGCGTATTTGTTTGGGAAACAGAGGAGAAAAACCCTTACAAGGCTCTGAAAGAGGTGGTTTATAATTTATGCGATGTCAAAAGTACTCATAAAGAAGGTCAGGCTCATAGACCCCTCTCAAAACCTTGA
- a CDS encoding dihydroorotase, translating into MSKVLIKKVRLIDPSQNLDSTKDILIEKGKIKAIGDDIFELEAQLIEGHGLIACPSFVDLHVHLRDPGQEYKENLESGMKCAVAGGFTTLVCMPNTKPAIDSPEIAQYIVRKAEDIGLCRVLPSGAITKGRKGQELVDFFALKEAGCVAFTDDGAPLMDSRLMEKALKLTAQIGSFIMNHCEDDRIANGHINEGYVSSLLGIGSRPAGAEDLLVARDCILAYHAGGHIHIQHLSSSLSVEIIRFFKEKGARITCEVNPYHLLFTEEEILNSYSNAKVNPPLRSQKHRRALLEALKDGTIDCIATDHAPHALWEKGQIEKAMPGMIGLQTALPMMLQLVREGHISLSRMVELMSCTPAKILGLADCGSLREGSKANLVLFDPEKEWVLNEETNLSRSKNTPLWGKRLKGKVLYTIFEGRIVYQDV; encoded by the coding sequence ATGTCAAAAGTACTCATAAAGAAGGTCAGGCTCATAGACCCCTCTCAAAACCTTGACAGCACAAAGGACATTCTTATAGAAAAGGGAAAGATAAAAGCCATAGGGGATGACATTTTTGAGCTTGAAGCTCAGCTTATAGAAGGTCATGGTCTTATTGCCTGCCCCTCTTTTGTAGACCTGCATGTGCATCTGAGAGACCCAGGTCAAGAATACAAGGAGAACTTGGAAAGCGGTATGAAATGTGCTGTCGCTGGGGGTTTTACCACCCTTGTATGCATGCCAAACACCAAGCCAGCTATAGACTCACCAGAGATTGCACAGTATATAGTTAGAAAGGCGGAGGATATAGGTCTTTGTAGAGTTCTACCCTCTGGCGCTATAACTAAGGGGAGAAAGGGACAAGAGCTTGTGGACTTTTTTGCCTTGAAAGAGGCTGGATGTGTTGCCTTTACCGACGATGGTGCTCCTCTTATGGACTCAAGACTTATGGAAAAAGCTCTAAAGCTCACCGCTCAGATTGGCTCTTTTATAATGAACCACTGCGAGGATGACAGGATTGCCAACGGGCATATAAACGAGGGGTATGTAAGTTCATTGCTTGGTATAGGGTCAAGACCTGCAGGTGCGGAAGACCTTTTGGTGGCGAGGGACTGCATACTTGCCTACCACGCGGGCGGGCATATCCATATACAGCATCTTAGCTCTTCCTTGAGCGTGGAGATAATAAGGTTTTTCAAGGAAAAGGGGGCAAGGATAACCTGTGAGGTAAACCCCTACCATCTTCTCTTTACAGAAGAAGAAATTCTAAACTCTTACTCTAATGCAAAGGTAAACCCACCACTAAGAAGTCAAAAGCATCGCAGAGCTCTTTTGGAGGCACTCAAGGACGGAACAATAGACTGCATAGCGACAGACCATGCTCCTCATGCACTTTGGGAAAAGGGGCAGATAGAAAAGGCTATGCCTGGCATGATAGGATTGCAAACCGCTTTGCCAATGATGCTCCAGCTTGTAAGAGAAGGACATATAAGCCTCTCAAGGATGGTGGAGTTAATGTCTTGCACACCTGCAAAAATACTCGGTCTTGCAGACTGTGGAAGCCTAAGGGAAGGCTCAAAAGCGAATTTGGTGCTCTTTGACCCAGAAAAGGAATGGGTTCTCAATGAAGAGACAAACCTCTCAAGGTCCAAAAACACACCGCTTTGGGGTAAAAGGCTCAAAGGTAAGGTTCTTTATACTATCTTTGAAGGTAGGATAGTTTATCAGGATGTTTAA
- a CDS encoding prephenate dehydrogenase, with product MFKRVAVVGVGFMGGSFALACREAIGCEVFGIDINPQALEKGKQLGVIQEGSTDLKSISLFEPDLVMLATPVRTFVPIAEVIKDHISKECVVSDLGSVKGRLVYRLEEILGERFVGGHPIAGTEKAGVENSLKDLFRGKRFILTPTEKTHRETKEKIKDLWTKIGSLVEEMDPYVHDFVFGVVSHLPHAVAFALMDAVERLSKEIDLFRYPGGGFRDFTRIAGSDPVMWRDIFLENSQEVVKAIEVFMSSLQRLREAIRGGKEEELTEYLRKASAKRRSLEIS from the coding sequence ATGTTTAAGAGAGTTGCGGTAGTAGGTGTTGGCTTTATGGGAGGCTCTTTTGCTCTTGCCTGTAGGGAAGCGATTGGCTGTGAAGTCTTTGGGATAGATATAAATCCTCAAGCGTTAGAAAAAGGCAAGCAACTGGGTGTCATTCAAGAGGGCTCAACTGACCTCAAGAGTATAAGCCTGTTTGAGCCAGACTTGGTGATGTTGGCAACGCCTGTGAGAACCTTTGTTCCGATAGCAGAGGTTATAAAAGACCATATAAGCAAGGAGTGTGTAGTTTCCGACCTTGGCTCGGTAAAGGGAAGGCTTGTTTACAGGCTGGAAGAAATACTTGGCGAAAGGTTTGTGGGAGGACATCCTATAGCAGGCACAGAAAAGGCGGGAGTGGAAAACTCTCTGAAAGACCTCTTTAGAGGAAAGCGATTTATCCTCACACCCACAGAAAAAACTCACAGGGAAACAAAGGAAAAGATAAAAGACCTGTGGACTAAAATCGGCTCTTTGGTTGAAGAAATGGACCCATACGTGCATGACTTTGTTTTTGGAGTGGTTTCTCACCTGCCTCATGCGGTAGCCTTTGCCCTGATGGATGCGGTAGAAAGGCTAAGCAAAGAGATAGACCTCTTTAGATACCCTGGCGGTGGCTTTAGGGACTTCACTCGTATAGCTGGCTCTGACCCAGTTATGTGGAGGGATATTTTTTTGGAAAACTCCCAGGAGGTGGTCAAAGCTATAGAGGTGTTTATGTCCTCTTTGCAAAGACTAAGGGAAGCCATAAGGGGAGGGAAAGAAGAGGAACTCACTGAGTATCTTCGCAAAGCGAGTGCAAAAAGAAGGTCTTTGGAGATTTCTTAA
- a CDS encoding alkaline phosphatase D family protein — MLGADPKRWFFSKLREGNYRWKVWASSVQFSRSQTDGKFGSLDAWDGYAGERSQILNFLKERGMNNLIAITGDRHASLVTEIPESYERPERLLGAEFMTPAVSSINAKEGGWWRRNWSYASLEEFQQAEMKQNPWIRHINSIDCWGYSVLRLAKDSAVCTIYSVDKYRKDSEKKIDAQFTYANGRLERA; from the coding sequence ATGCTGGGTGCGGACCCAAAAAGGTGGTTTTTCTCAAAACTAAGGGAGGGGAACTATCGTTGGAAGGTGTGGGCAAGTAGTGTGCAGTTCTCAAGGTCTCAGACAGATGGTAAGTTTGGCTCTTTGGATGCTTGGGACGGCTACGCAGGGGAGAGGTCTCAGATACTTAACTTTTTGAAGGAAAGGGGTATGAATAATCTAATTGCCATAACTGGCGATAGGCATGCAAGCCTTGTGACGGAAATTCCAGAAAGCTACGAAAGACCAGAGAGACTCCTTGGTGCAGAGTTTATGACGCCTGCGGTGTCTTCTATCAATGCAAAAGAAGGTGGCTGGTGGAGGAGAAATTGGAGCTATGCATCCCTTGAGGAATTCCAACAGGCGGAGATGAAACAAAACCCTTGGATAAGACACATAAACTCCATAGACTGCTGGGGCTATAGCGTGCTTAGGCTAGCAAAAGACAGTGCGGTCTGCACCATATATTCGGTAGACAAATACAGAAAAGACTCAGAGAAGAAAATAGACGCACAGTTTACCTATGCTAATGGTAGGTTAGAGAGAGCTTAG
- a CDS encoding zinc ribbon domain-containing protein, translating to MVWFCPYCWHEVKEDDRTCPNCGANLESFHSLDFDSKLILGLRNPVVQTRMFIIELIGKRKVKSAVQELCKLFRESSDTYELIAIVDALHSIGTGEAIDCIRYVGFEKGNSVVEKHIQKLLSSL from the coding sequence ATGGTGTGGTTTTGTCCTTACTGTTGGCATGAGGTAAAAGAAGATGACCGTACTTGCCCAAATTGTGGTGCAAACCTTGAGTCCTTTCATTCTCTTGACTTTGACAGTAAGCTTATCCTTGGCTTGAGGAACCCAGTAGTTCAAACAAGGATGTTTATCATAGAGCTTATAGGTAAGAGGAAGGTCAAAAGTGCGGTTCAAGAGCTTTGCAAACTTTTTAGAGAAAGCTCAGATACTTACGAGCTAATAGCCATAGTGGATGCGTTGCATAGTATAGGAACAGGAGAAGCCATAGACTGTATAAGGTACGTAGGTTTTGAAAAGGGAAACTCTGTTGTTGAAAAACATATACAAAAGCTCCTAAGCTCTCTCTAA
- the serS gene encoding serine--tRNA ligase, with translation MLDIELLRKDPEWVKERLSTRDKAYAELVDRVLELDRERRAILKEIERLRAERNAKSKEIGKLKKEGKDTSELESEVKNLRESIEKYEVELFEVETKLREVMLSIPNLPHESVPVGEDESQNVEVRRWGKPRDFNFEPRPHWEIGERLGIIDFERAGKLSGSRFSVLLGWGAKLERALINFMLDLHSRKGYKEVLPPHLVRPEILVGTGQLPKFEEELYRCERDDLYLIPTAEVPLTNLFRDEILSEDQLPIYMVSYTPCYRREAGSYGKDIRGLIRQHQFNKVELVKIVKPEHSYEELERLTADAEDILQALGLPYRVVLLCTGDMGFASAKTYDIEVWFPSQGRYREISSCSNCEDFQARRMNTRYRDSQGKLHFVHTLNGSGLAVGRTLSAILENYQQEDGSVIVPPALRDYLGVDVIKPE, from the coding sequence ATGCTTGATATAGAACTCCTACGTAAAGACCCAGAGTGGGTAAAGGAAAGGCTTTCCACAAGAGATAAGGCTTATGCGGAGCTTGTAGACAGAGTCCTTGAGCTTGACAGAGAAAGAAGAGCTATTCTAAAAGAGATTGAAAGGCTAAGAGCGGAAAGAAACGCAAAGAGCAAAGAAATAGGCAAGCTAAAAAAAGAGGGAAAGGACACATCAGAGCTTGAATCAGAGGTGAAGAACCTAAGGGAAAGTATAGAGAAATATGAGGTGGAGTTATTTGAGGTGGAGACAAAGCTAAGAGAGGTGATGCTTTCCATTCCAAATCTTCCACACGAGAGCGTGCCTGTAGGTGAGGATGAAAGTCAGAACGTGGAAGTCCGTAGGTGGGGAAAGCCAAGGGACTTTAACTTTGAACCAAGACCTCATTGGGAAATTGGAGAAAGGCTTGGCATCATTGATTTTGAAAGGGCGGGCAAGCTCTCTGGGAGCAGGTTTTCCGTGCTTCTTGGTTGGGGTGCAAAGTTAGAGAGGGCTCTTATAAACTTTATGTTAGACCTGCACTCAAGAAAGGGCTACAAGGAAGTCTTGCCACCACACCTTGTAAGACCAGAAATTTTGGTAGGCACTGGTCAGCTTCCCAAGTTTGAAGAGGAGCTATACAGATGCGAAAGGGATGACCTATACCTAATACCCACTGCAGAAGTACCACTTACAAACCTCTTTAGAGATGAAATCCTTTCAGAAGACCAGCTTCCCATATACATGGTCTCTTACACTCCCTGCTACAGAAGAGAAGCAGGCTCATACGGAAAGGACATAAGGGGTTTAATACGACAGCATCAGTTTAATAAGGTGGAGCTTGTAAAGATAGTAAAACCAGAACACTCTTATGAAGAGCTTGAAAGACTTACCGCAGATGCAGAGGACATTTTGCAAGCTCTTGGACTTCCTTACAGGGTAGTGCTTTTGTGCACTGGTGATATGGGTTTTGCATCTGCTAAGACCTACGACATTGAAGTGTGGTTTCCCTCTCAGGGAAGATACAGAGAAATATCTTCTTGCTCCAACTGTGAGGACTTTCAGGCAAGGAGGATGAATACAAGATACAGAGACTCACAGGGCAAATTGCACTTCGTCCACACGCTAAACGGCTCTGGACTTGCGGTAGGTAGGACGCTTTCCGCCATTCTTGAAAACTACCAACAAGAAGATGGCTCTGTAATAGTGCCACCCGCCTTGAGAGATTATTTAGGGGTGGATGTAATAAAGCCAGAGTAG